One Cyprinus carpio isolate SPL01 chromosome B25, ASM1834038v1, whole genome shotgun sequence genomic region harbors:
- the LOC109051125 gene encoding fatty acid 2-hydroxylase-like, whose amino-acid sequence MKNKMSPSASLRFFSEKEVSKHCTKDSCWVLLGTRVYDVTGFLRMHPGGEALILRRCGRDISREIEGPPHRHSENARRWMEQYYIGELDRDSTHEDTGTLRQRKKIPESTTEEEEETSAINKCSKVDEETDLVDWRKPLAWQVGYLGEKYDTWVHQPVDRPIRLFENDFFEANTKTSWYMVPIVWMPLVIFLSWYCYTLLAQERTRLFITSDYSILVHKYSFPFIFMFGMFLWSFIEYCIHRFVFHMRPPAHNYYLIMLHFLLHGQHHKSPFDGSRLVFPPSLAAIVVGAFYLILRQTLPEGLGTSLFVGGLCGYVVYDMIHYYLHYGSPRKGSYLYGLKAYHVKHHFEHQRAGFGITTTFWDYPFNTVIPEQTF is encoded by the exons atgaaaaataaaatgtcacctTCGGCGTCCCTTCGCTTTTTTTCCGAAAAGGAGGTATCCAAACATTGCACCAAGGACTCTTGCTGGGTGTTGTTAGGGACGCGCGTCTACGATGTGACCGGGTTCCTCCGGATGCACCCGGGCGGAGAGGCGCTCATCCTCCGCCGCTGTGGCAGGGACATCAGCCGCGAGATCGAAGGACCCCCACACCGGCACTCGGAGAACGCCCGGAGGTGGATGGAGCAGTACTACATTGGAGAACTCGACAGAGACAGCACACATGAAGACACGGGG ACTCTGAGACAGAGGAAGAAGATCCCAGAAAGcaccacagaagaagaagaagaaacctcGGCCATCAATAAGTGCAGCAAAGTCGATGAAGAAACG GATCTGGTAGACTGGCGGAAGCCACTGGCCTGGCAGGTCGGATATCTTGGAGAGAAATATGACACGTGGGTCCATCAGCCTGTGGACAGACCGATCAGGCTGTTCGAGAATGACTTTTTTGAGGCCAACACAAAGACTTCATG gtACATGGTGCCAATTGTATGGATGCCTTTGGTGATCTTTCTGAGCTGGTACTGCTACACGTTACTGGCACAAGAGAGGACAAGACTGTTTATTACATCAG ATTACTCCATTCTGGTCCATAAGTACAGCTTTCCATTCATCTTCATGTTCGGCATGTTTCTGTGGTCATTCATCGAGTACTGCATCCATCGCTTCGTCTTCCATATGCGCCCGCCCGCCCACAATTATTACCTCATCATGCTGCACTTCCTGTTGCACGGTCAGCACCACAAG TCTCCGTTTGACGGCTCTCGTCTGGTGTTTCCTCCGAGTCTGGCCGCCATCGTCGTTGGCGCTTTTTACCTGATACTCAGGCAGACGTTGCCTGAGGGTCTGGGGACCTCCCTGTTCGTGGGGGGTCTGTGTGGATACGTGGTCTACGACATGATCCACTACTACCTGCACTACGGCTCGCCACGGAAGGGCTCCTACTTGTACGGGCTGAAAGCGTACCACGTCAAACACCACTTTGAACACCAAAGAGCAG GCTTTGGCATTACCACCACATTCTGGGACTACCCCTTCAACACAGTCATCCCCGAGCAGACGTTTTAG